Proteins encoded together in one Vicinamibacterales bacterium window:
- a CDS encoding (2Fe-2S)-binding protein, whose translation MSDQPEDQSNRGTGFTRRGFLATIGTGAVAAAAGGGVDQVEAAPGTEIADGPDMVRVTLSVNGRTHRLLVEPRWSLLYVLRERLGLTATKLGCERGECGVCTVLVDDKPRYSCMMLAVESEGRTITTLEGLMHGEDLGPVQRAFVEEDAFQCGYCTPGQVMAVEGLLRANASPSIDEIRQGVSGNLCRCGAYAHIFKAGQRAAELKKQEGARG comes from the coding sequence ATGTCAGATCAACCCGAAGATCAGTCGAACCGCGGCACGGGCTTCACGAGGCGCGGCTTCCTGGCGACGATCGGTACCGGAGCGGTCGCTGCGGCCGCGGGCGGCGGCGTCGATCAGGTCGAGGCCGCTCCCGGCACCGAGATCGCTGATGGTCCGGACATGGTGCGCGTGACGCTGTCGGTCAACGGGCGCACGCATCGCCTGCTCGTCGAGCCCCGCTGGTCATTGCTGTACGTGTTGCGCGAGCGGCTCGGCCTCACCGCGACCAAACTCGGCTGCGAGCGCGGCGAATGCGGAGTCTGCACGGTCCTCGTGGACGACAAGCCGCGCTACTCCTGCATGATGCTGGCGGTCGAGTCCGAGGGGAGGACGATCACCACGCTCGAGGGGCTGATGCACGGCGAGGACCTCGGTCCCGTGCAGCGCGCCTTCGTCGAAGAAGATGCCTTCCAGTGCGGATATTGCACGCCCGGTCAAGTCATGGCGGTCGAGGGTTTGCTGCGGGCGAACGCGAGCCCGTCGATTGACGAGATCCGGCAGGGTGTCAGCGGCAACCTCTGCCGGTGCGGCGCGTACGCCCACATCTTCAAAGCCGGACAGCGTGCGGCCGAACTGAAGAAGCAGGAAGGGGCCCGGGGATGA
- a CDS encoding M28 family peptidase codes for MKRVAWLVLTLVMACAVPAGAQEREDRTLLSWDQMRAIINEVSGERAQQTVLEMVPYPRVRPRAEYEGHFRESEVMARLAREYGFSNVEIETFPSGQKLWQATQAELWLVKPVRRKLYDFRDVAVSIASGSENGDVTADLVDVGFGGRAEDYAGKDVKGKVVLGFASSSQLQRLAVFERGAVGVVSYDPIHPEADADQIGSQSVSGTAPQGKTPGFGWSVSPRVGRELAGMLGQGEKLTLRSIVKADSYPGRMEVVHAVIPGDGTSPQELAVSGHLYEGYLKQGANDDASGCAMTLEMGRALLRLVADGQLPKPKRTIHFLWVPEISGTAAWLQAHKDIARKLIADLNFDMEGLGLGAHGSMWVMHRTPDSFPSFLNDLSANVLETIADLNRERVRYRAGGYGFTLPVVSPNGSHDPFYILVDKHYGASDHVVYMREGIPSVMFITWPDPFYHSSHDTPDKLDPTQFKRAGVVGLGALTILATADEAMALKVAAETLARGTERAGQAQRKGVAYLADAADAAAVTEAYKEAGNAVRHQIEIEKATLRSAAVLFPDIADGQKKLAALEPSIDQRATALQGDVTAFYRLTAARWKVPAAEPVPTELEQKAARTIVEQVGGAAGGGRGFMGGSGGQGGGQPTPEREALVAAMRKIPGHMTAELGALAPKKMTILAIRNFVAGEFEPLSLADLLSFYQAQEKAGLVRLTEQAPEPVKGKPAKKK; via the coding sequence ATGAAACGTGTGGCGTGGTTGGTCCTGACACTGGTGATGGCGTGCGCGGTTCCGGCTGGCGCCCAGGAGCGGGAAGACCGGACGCTCCTCTCGTGGGACCAGATGAGGGCGATCATCAACGAGGTCTCGGGTGAGCGGGCGCAGCAGACGGTCCTCGAGATGGTCCCGTATCCCCGCGTGCGACCTCGCGCCGAATACGAGGGCCACTTCCGTGAAAGCGAGGTGATGGCACGCCTCGCCCGCGAGTACGGCTTCAGCAACGTCGAGATCGAGACGTTCCCGTCGGGCCAGAAGCTCTGGCAAGCGACGCAGGCCGAACTCTGGCTGGTGAAGCCGGTGCGCCGGAAGCTGTACGACTTCCGGGACGTCGCCGTCTCGATCGCCTCCGGCAGCGAGAACGGCGATGTCACGGCGGACCTCGTCGACGTGGGCTTCGGCGGACGCGCGGAGGACTACGCCGGCAAGGATGTCAAGGGCAAGGTCGTGCTGGGCTTCGCCTCGAGCAGTCAACTCCAGCGCCTGGCTGTCTTCGAGCGAGGCGCCGTTGGTGTCGTCAGCTACGATCCCATCCATCCCGAGGCCGATGCCGATCAGATCGGTTCGCAGAGCGTGTCTGGCACCGCACCGCAGGGCAAGACCCCGGGCTTCGGCTGGTCGGTCTCGCCGCGCGTCGGCCGCGAACTCGCGGGCATGCTCGGCCAGGGCGAGAAACTCACGCTGCGCTCGATCGTGAAGGCCGATTCGTATCCCGGGCGAATGGAAGTGGTGCACGCGGTCATTCCCGGCGACGGCACCTCCCCGCAGGAACTGGCCGTCTCGGGACACCTCTACGAGGGCTACCTCAAGCAGGGCGCGAACGACGACGCCTCCGGGTGCGCAATGACGCTCGAGATGGGCCGCGCGCTGCTGCGGCTCGTCGCCGACGGCCAACTGCCGAAGCCGAAGCGGACGATCCACTTCTTGTGGGTGCCCGAGATCAGCGGCACCGCGGCGTGGCTCCAAGCGCACAAGGACATCGCCAGGAAGCTGATTGCCGATCTGAACTTCGACATGGAGGGCCTCGGACTCGGCGCCCACGGCAGCATGTGGGTGATGCACCGCACTCCCGACAGCTTCCCGTCGTTCCTCAACGACCTCTCGGCCAACGTGCTCGAGACGATCGCCGATCTCAACCGCGAGCGTGTCCGATACCGCGCCGGCGGGTACGGTTTCACGCTGCCAGTCGTTTCGCCCAACGGCAGTCACGACCCGTTCTACATCCTCGTGGACAAGCACTACGGAGCCAGCGACCACGTGGTCTACATGCGGGAGGGGATTCCGTCGGTCATGTTCATCACCTGGCCGGATCCGTTCTACCACTCCTCGCACGACACGCCGGACAAGCTCGACCCGACGCAGTTCAAGCGGGCGGGCGTCGTCGGCCTCGGCGCGCTGACGATCCTCGCGACGGCCGACGAGGCCATGGCGCTGAAAGTCGCGGCCGAGACACTCGCGCGCGGCACCGAACGCGCAGGGCAGGCTCAGCGCAAGGGCGTGGCGTATCTCGCCGATGCGGCGGATGCGGCGGCGGTCACGGAGGCCTACAAGGAAGCCGGCAACGCCGTCCGTCACCAGATCGAGATCGAGAAGGCGACGCTCCGATCGGCCGCCGTGCTCTTCCCCGACATCGCCGATGGACAGAAGAAGCTCGCGGCGCTCGAGCCGTCGATCGATCAGCGCGCGACCGCGCTCCAAGGCGATGTCACCGCGTTCTACAGACTGACCGCCGCGCGTTGGAAGGTCCCGGCGGCCGAGCCCGTGCCGACCGAACTCGAACAGAAGGCGGCACGCACCATCGTCGAACAGGTGGGTGGGGCTGCCGGTGGCGGACGCGGGTTCATGGGCGGCTCCGGCGGCCAGGGCGGCGGTCAGCCAACGCCCGAACGCGAGGCACTCGTGGCCGCGATGCGGAAGATCCCGGGACACATGACCGCCGAACTCGGGGCGCTCGCCCCGAAGAAGATGACGATCCTCGCCATCCGCAATTTCGTCGCAGGCGAGTTCGAGCCGCTGTCCCTCGCCGACCTGCTGTCGTTCTACCAGGCGCAGGAAAAGGCTGGCCTGGTCAGGTTGACCGAGCAGGCGCCCGAACCGGTCAAGGGAAAGCCGGCGAAGAAGAAGTAG
- a CDS encoding xanthine dehydrogenase family protein molybdopterin-binding subunit produces the protein MSTEDRYYITEVPPETPEPAAPLAPEPWTSTAVVGKRLPRIDAYERVSGTATYTADVLLPDMLYAVVLRCPHAHATVKRIDTAKAEKMPGVAAILTDKSPGTDIPWFNSRAGSLSRLFDSHCRYEGEEVAAVAAATPYQAWDGARAIAVDYEVLPYVSRPADALGPNAPAIHQAGNRSGDVVRYQRGDVAAGFAAADLVLEQTYSTSCQIHVPTETHASVARWDGNRLVVWDSTQGVYPIQAGLAQTLKLPLSSVRVIGNYMGGGFGAKLSVSKHTVIAALLARKTARPVKLHLTREESFLAVGNRPPVTMTIKAGVKKDGTLTALQMTALGTGGAYPGGGVGGVDWLVKDLYACPNVKTEMTDVFTNAGPGRAFRAPGHPQGAWSLEQMMDQLAEKIGMDPVEFRLKNAPIVSQAREGNPPYTTTGLKACLAEGAARFGWSAGRTRGRGEGVIRRGVGVAAGLWQGGSGGPPATIIVKLFSDGSANINMGASDLGTGTKTIMAMVVSEELGVPLDRIQVEWADTATTQFATASGGSKTVPTESPAARAAALDVKQQVLAMAAEQLKLPAQDLVLRGAEVVSTTDPSKKVALTAINAFRRRGLIVGVGYRGPNPEGKAICPFAAHFAEVEVNTRTGEVKVLRLLAAQDSGRIMNELTCENQVQGGLTMGLGLALTEGRILDTNQSGKMVNRNWHDYKIPTALDVPAEQVMLPIDLHDYEANSTAAKGIGEPATVPTAPAIANAIYNACGVRTPDTPVNPPRLLDLLAAAKQRG, from the coding sequence ATGAGTACCGAGGATCGCTACTACATCACCGAGGTCCCTCCCGAGACGCCGGAGCCCGCGGCGCCCCTTGCACCGGAGCCCTGGACGTCGACGGCGGTGGTGGGCAAGCGTCTCCCGCGGATCGACGCGTACGAGCGGGTCAGCGGCACCGCCACCTACACCGCCGACGTGCTGCTGCCCGACATGCTCTACGCCGTGGTGTTGCGGTGCCCGCACGCCCACGCGACCGTCAAGCGGATCGACACCGCGAAGGCCGAGAAGATGCCGGGTGTGGCGGCCATCCTCACCGACAAATCGCCAGGGACGGACATCCCCTGGTTCAACAGTCGCGCGGGTTCGCTGTCCCGCCTGTTCGATTCCCACTGCCGGTACGAGGGCGAGGAAGTCGCCGCGGTGGCGGCGGCGACACCGTACCAGGCGTGGGACGGCGCCCGGGCGATTGCCGTGGACTACGAGGTCCTGCCGTACGTCTCCCGTCCGGCCGACGCGCTCGGGCCGAACGCGCCAGCCATCCACCAGGCAGGCAACCGATCGGGCGACGTCGTGCGCTATCAGCGCGGGGATGTGGCCGCCGGCTTCGCGGCCGCGGACCTCGTCCTCGAGCAGACATACAGCACGTCGTGCCAGATCCACGTGCCCACCGAGACCCACGCCTCGGTCGCGCGGTGGGACGGCAACCGCCTCGTGGTCTGGGATTCCACGCAGGGCGTCTATCCGATCCAGGCCGGCCTCGCTCAGACGCTGAAACTCCCGCTGTCCAGCGTGCGCGTCATCGGGAACTACATGGGCGGCGGTTTTGGCGCCAAGCTGAGCGTGAGCAAGCACACGGTCATCGCCGCGCTGCTCGCCAGGAAGACGGCGCGCCCGGTCAAGCTGCACCTGACGCGGGAGGAGAGCTTCCTTGCGGTCGGCAACCGGCCGCCCGTGACGATGACGATCAAGGCGGGCGTGAAGAAGGACGGAACACTGACGGCGCTGCAGATGACGGCGCTCGGCACAGGGGGTGCGTATCCGGGTGGCGGCGTGGGCGGCGTGGACTGGCTGGTGAAGGACCTCTACGCGTGCCCGAACGTGAAGACGGAGATGACCGACGTATTCACGAACGCGGGGCCGGGCCGGGCGTTTCGCGCCCCCGGGCACCCCCAGGGCGCGTGGTCCCTCGAGCAGATGATGGATCAGTTGGCGGAGAAGATCGGCATGGATCCGGTTGAATTCCGCTTGAAGAATGCGCCGATCGTGAGCCAGGCGCGCGAGGGCAATCCGCCTTACACGACCACCGGCCTGAAGGCCTGTCTGGCCGAGGGCGCCGCCCGCTTCGGCTGGAGCGCCGGCCGCACGCGCGGAAGAGGCGAGGGCGTGATCAGGCGCGGTGTCGGCGTCGCCGCGGGGTTGTGGCAAGGCGGCAGCGGCGGTCCGCCGGCCACCATTATCGTGAAGCTCTTCTCCGACGGCAGCGCGAACATCAACATGGGGGCGAGCGATCTCGGCACCGGGACCAAGACGATCATGGCGATGGTCGTCTCCGAGGAACTCGGCGTGCCGCTCGACAGGATCCAGGTCGAGTGGGCCGACACGGCGACGACGCAGTTCGCGACGGCCAGCGGCGGCAGCAAGACCGTGCCGACCGAGTCACCGGCCGCCCGCGCGGCGGCGCTCGACGTGAAGCAGCAGGTGCTGGCGATGGCCGCCGAACAGCTGAAGTTGCCAGCGCAGGATCTGGTGCTGCGAGGCGCGGAGGTGGTGTCGACGACCGATCCGTCGAAGAAGGTGGCCCTCACGGCGATCAACGCGTTTCGGCGGCGCGGCCTCATCGTCGGCGTGGGGTATCGCGGGCCGAATCCGGAAGGGAAGGCGATCTGCCCGTTTGCCGCGCACTTTGCGGAGGTCGAAGTCAACACCCGAACGGGCGAGGTGAAGGTGCTGCGGCTCCTGGCGGCACAGGACAGCGGCCGAATCATGAACGAGCTGACCTGCGAGAACCAGGTGCAGGGCGGTCTCACGATGGGCCTCGGCCTGGCGCTCACCGAGGGCCGCATCCTCGATACGAACCAGAGCGGCAAGATGGTCAACCGCAACTGGCACGACTACAAGATCCCGACGGCGCTCGACGTCCCGGCCGAGCAGGTGATGCTGCCAATCGACTTGCACGACTACGAGGCGAACAGCACCGCAGCCAAGGGCATCGGCGAACCGGCCACCGTTCCGACGGCGCCGGCGATCGCCAACGCGATCTACAATGCGTGCGGCGTCCGCACGCCCGACACGCCGGTCAACCCGCCGCGGCTGCTCGACTTGCTGGCGGCCGCGAAGCAGAGAGGATGA
- a CDS encoding HDOD domain-containing protein: MGANLTAATDVFVARQPIFDERQRVYAYELLFRSGPENYFATGFDSEIPTSRVISNGMSVGLGTLTDQKPAFVNFTHSALVDDFAFALSPRDVVIEILESVAADEAALAACRRLKVAGYRIALDDYVEEPERMAFVEFADFIKVDVLQTPADSRGSLARKYRTERCHVLAEKVETRAALNEAAALGFQYFQGYFFARPVVMASKAIPGFRLNYLRLLQELNQAEIDLSRLEDVIKQEASITFRLLRRVNSAAYGFRVETSSIRHALVLLGEREIKTCATVWAMAEMARDQPFELVIVSTLRARLCEMLAAPAGLAAQGSDLFLVGMFSLLDVILEQPMDKIVSMLPLSPEIKQALLGQQNPLRAVLDCVTAYERGRWDEACALASTAGFSEGALPSSYLEAIDWTRNVFEWPS, translated from the coding sequence ATGGGTGCCAACCTCACCGCCGCCACCGATGTCTTCGTCGCCCGTCAGCCGATTTTCGACGAGCGGCAGCGCGTCTATGCGTACGAGTTGCTGTTCCGGTCCGGCCCGGAAAACTACTTCGCCACAGGCTTCGATTCAGAGATCCCGACCTCGCGCGTCATCAGCAACGGAATGTCGGTGGGGCTCGGGACCTTGACGGACCAGAAGCCTGCCTTCGTGAACTTCACCCATTCCGCACTCGTCGACGATTTCGCGTTCGCCCTCTCACCCCGCGATGTCGTCATCGAGATCCTCGAATCGGTCGCCGCTGACGAGGCGGCGCTCGCCGCCTGCCGCCGGCTCAAGGTCGCCGGTTACCGCATCGCCCTCGACGACTATGTCGAGGAGCCCGAACGGATGGCGTTCGTCGAGTTCGCCGATTTCATCAAGGTCGACGTGCTGCAGACGCCCGCCGATTCGCGCGGCTCGCTGGCGCGGAAGTACCGGACGGAACGCTGCCACGTACTGGCCGAGAAGGTTGAGACGCGCGCGGCCTTGAACGAAGCCGCGGCACTCGGGTTCCAGTACTTCCAGGGCTACTTCTTCGCTCGTCCGGTCGTCATGGCGTCGAAGGCCATCCCCGGGTTCCGTCTGAATTATCTGCGGCTGCTCCAGGAACTGAACCAGGCCGAGATCGACCTGTCCCGGCTGGAGGACGTCATCAAGCAGGAAGCGTCCATTACCTTCCGGCTGCTGCGCCGCGTCAACTCGGCCGCGTACGGCTTCCGAGTGGAAACCTCGTCGATTCGGCACGCGCTCGTGCTGCTCGGTGAGCGCGAAATCAAAACGTGTGCGACCGTGTGGGCGATGGCCGAAATGGCCCGCGATCAGCCCTTCGAGCTCGTGATTGTCTCGACGCTGCGGGCCCGGTTGTGCGAGATGCTGGCCGCACCTGCGGGACTGGCCGCGCAGGGCAGCGATCTTTTTCTGGTCGGCATGTTTTCGCTGCTCGACGTCATCCTCGAGCAGCCGATGGACAAGATCGTGTCGATGCTGCCCCTGTCGCCCGAGATCAAGCAGGCGCTGCTCGGACAACAGAATCCGTTGCGGGCGGTTCTCGATTGCGTCACGGCGTACGAGCGGGGCCGCTGGGATGAGGCGTGCGCGCTGGCCTCCACCGCCGGTTTCAGTGAGGGTGCGCTGCCGAGTTCCTACCTCGAAGCGATCGATTGGACCCGCAACGTCTTCGAGTGGCCATCGTAG
- a CDS encoding aminopeptidase yields the protein MISISPELLSASAIAIRDCLGARAGDKVLIVTDEPMRKIGYALHRAAKDLETEVLLVDMLPRKSNGEEPPPDVAELMLKADIVLCPTSKSLTHTDSRRAASAHGARVATLPGVTEEIMIRCMNADYHQIAARTYRLCERLGKTRVVRVTAPAGTDITMPIAGRPAHASSGLFRDKGQWGNLPTGEAYLAPLEGQSNGVVVVDGSMAGVGMVTQPLRIVVEHGFATEITGGPEAAKLIALLEPHGKDARTVAEFGIGTNDKAMLTGVILEDEKVMGTIHIAFGDNKSMGGTVRVASHLDGLVKQPTVWFDGAKVMEDGRLLLD from the coding sequence ATGATATCGATCTCTCCGGAACTCCTCTCCGCCTCCGCCATCGCCATCCGCGACTGTCTGGGCGCCCGCGCTGGCGACAAAGTGCTCATCGTCACCGACGAGCCAATGAGGAAGATAGGGTACGCCCTGCATCGGGCCGCGAAGGACCTGGAGACAGAGGTGCTCCTGGTGGACATGCTGCCGAGGAAGTCGAACGGCGAGGAGCCGCCGCCCGACGTGGCCGAGCTGATGCTGAAGGCCGACATCGTGCTGTGCCCCACGTCGAAATCGCTGACGCACACCGACTCGCGGCGCGCCGCGAGCGCGCACGGCGCGCGCGTGGCGACGCTGCCCGGTGTCACCGAAGAGATCATGATCCGGTGCATGAACGCCGACTATCACCAGATTGCGGCGCGCACGTACCGTCTGTGCGAGAGGCTGGGAAAGACACGTGTGGTCCGCGTGACCGCCCCAGCGGGGACCGACATCACGATGCCGATCGCAGGTCGCCCCGCCCACGCCAGTTCGGGCCTGTTCCGCGACAAGGGGCAGTGGGGGAATCTTCCGACCGGCGAGGCGTATCTGGCTCCGCTCGAGGGACAGTCGAACGGCGTGGTGGTCGTCGATGGCTCGATGGCGGGTGTGGGAATGGTGACGCAGCCGTTGCGGATCGTGGTGGAGCATGGCTTCGCCACCGAGATCACGGGCGGGCCGGAGGCCGCGAAGCTCATCGCGCTGCTCGAACCGCACGGGAAAGACGCCCGTACGGTCGCCGAGTTTGGCATCGGTACCAACGACAAGGCCATGCTGACGGGCGTCATCCTCGAGGACGAGAAGGTGATGGGCACGATCCACATCGCCTTCGGCGACAACAAGTCGATGGGCGGGACCGTTCGCGTGGCGAGCCATCTCGACGGGTTGGTCAAACAGCCGACCGTGTGGTTCGATGGCGCGAAGGTCATGGAGGACGGCCGGCTGCTGCTCGATTGA
- a CDS encoding xanthine dehydrogenase family protein subunit M: protein MLPNFNYVRAKSVADAVRQLAVPGAKLHAGGTDVLGCLRDGVFKADTVISISGLKELRGIGAVPAGGLRIGALTSNAEVAADKTVNAQYHALAQAAAAVASPQLRNQGTIGGNLCQRPRCWYFRGEFHCLRKGGDTCYAIGGENQYHAVFGGDKCYIVHPSDIAPALMALGARVRIAGPGGSRVVPIATFFAGPATQVTKETILEKHEVVTEILLPPPEPGLKSSYRKVRGRGAWDFALAGVALAIVLKGTTVARARVVLSGVAPVPWRAEGAEQAIIGKVLTPDVAAAAGEAAVKGAEPLEKNGYKVPLIKGVVIEALLGLA from the coding sequence ATGTTGCCGAACTTCAACTACGTTCGTGCGAAATCGGTCGCCGACGCGGTGCGACAACTGGCCGTCCCCGGGGCGAAGCTGCACGCGGGGGGAACCGATGTGCTCGGCTGCCTGCGTGACGGCGTCTTCAAGGCCGACACCGTCATCAGCATCAGCGGACTGAAGGAGCTTCGCGGCATCGGCGCCGTGCCGGCCGGGGGACTGCGCATCGGTGCGCTGACGTCCAACGCGGAGGTGGCGGCGGACAAGACGGTGAACGCGCAGTACCACGCGCTCGCACAGGCCGCGGCTGCGGTCGCGAGCCCGCAGTTGCGGAACCAGGGTACGATCGGCGGGAACCTGTGCCAGCGTCCCCGCTGCTGGTACTTCAGAGGTGAGTTCCACTGCCTGCGCAAGGGCGGCGATACGTGCTACGCCATCGGGGGAGAGAATCAGTACCACGCCGTGTTCGGCGGTGACAAGTGCTACATCGTCCATCCCTCGGACATCGCGCCGGCGCTGATGGCCCTTGGCGCGAGGGTGCGGATTGCCGGGCCTGGCGGCAGCCGCGTCGTGCCGATTGCGACCTTCTTCGCCGGTCCAGCAACACAGGTGACGAAAGAGACGATCCTCGAGAAGCACGAAGTCGTGACCGAAATCCTCCTGCCTCCGCCCGAGCCCGGCTTGAAGAGTTCGTACCGCAAGGTGCGCGGGCGCGGGGCCTGGGACTTCGCGCTTGCCGGCGTTGCGCTGGCCATCGTCTTGAAAGGCACGACCGTCGCCCGCGCGCGGGTGGTGTTGTCCGGTGTTGCGCCGGTGCCCTGGCGAGCGGAGGGCGCTGAACAGGCCATCATCGGCAAGGTCCTCACGCCGGATGTCGCGGCTGCTGCCGGCGAGGCCGCCGTCAAGGGCGCCGAGCCGCTCGAGAAGAATGGATACAAAGTGCCTCTCATCAAGGGTGTCGTCATCGAAGCCCTGCTCGGGCTCGCGTGA
- a CDS encoding M48 family metalloprotease, with protein sequence MVRLLKPVLVVLAIPVLAGVLSLMARTEWEARWDANLVRQVVRQGQRPNGRLIARFSLATLCHDGRTASQIPPCGPYSLFGRIVPVAAIVAGVGLLLLGGIAAAGYACRANPRRLSAVFRPVRLISAWAIVLLILLHTALAVAAWLVIRVVFERWARSSVIVAALGALLAAVAMIWLVIGVSRRSTAVVLGRQLVQSAHPRLMEALRALMPDAVARTPDHVVVGLTPGIFLSEADVVSLDGRLRGRTLYLSLASCRLLSVEEWRSFVSHELAHFDGRDGELAAGFYPLYTGGRRAVDGLRNRVRGLMSIVAWPVLSLVSFVYDAFAAGERQVGRAREFEADRAAAAVTSPATLATALVKLTAFGPAWETALDAMDAAAAAGTQYVNAAELFAEISALNAGSDRLRGQGVLGLAHPTDTHPALVDRLAALGVTLADVARESLDTRPPTSGVSLIDGYVELERALTTAQHRALAGH encoded by the coding sequence ATGGTCCGCCTCCTGAAACCGGTGCTCGTCGTCCTCGCAATTCCCGTCCTCGCGGGCGTCCTCTCGCTGATGGCCAGGACCGAGTGGGAGGCGCGATGGGACGCCAACCTCGTCCGGCAGGTCGTCCGCCAGGGACAACGTCCGAACGGACGACTGATTGCGCGCTTCTCCCTGGCCACGCTGTGCCACGACGGGCGCACGGCCAGCCAGATCCCGCCCTGCGGTCCCTACAGTCTATTCGGGAGGATTGTTCCGGTCGCCGCCATCGTGGCCGGTGTGGGATTGCTGCTCCTGGGCGGCATCGCGGCCGCCGGGTACGCGTGCCGGGCCAATCCCCGTCGACTTTCCGCCGTGTTTCGCCCAGTGCGGCTCATCTCCGCGTGGGCGATCGTCCTTCTCATCCTGCTGCACACCGCGCTGGCTGTTGCCGCGTGGCTTGTGATCAGAGTGGTGTTCGAAAGGTGGGCCCGTTCGTCGGTCATTGTCGCGGCGCTCGGGGCGCTGCTCGCGGCCGTCGCCATGATTTGGCTCGTGATCGGCGTGAGTCGGCGGTCGACCGCGGTCGTGCTGGGGCGCCAGCTCGTTCAGTCGGCGCATCCGAGGTTGATGGAAGCGCTCAGGGCGCTGATGCCAGACGCGGTCGCCCGGACTCCCGATCACGTGGTGGTCGGTCTCACGCCGGGGATCTTCCTCTCCGAGGCGGACGTGGTCTCGCTCGATGGTCGGTTGCGGGGGCGGACGCTCTATCTGTCGCTAGCGTCGTGCCGCCTCCTCTCGGTTGAGGAGTGGCGGTCGTTCGTCTCGCACGAACTCGCGCACTTCGACGGCCGCGACGGCGAACTGGCTGCCGGCTTCTACCCGCTGTACACGGGCGGCCGCCGGGCCGTGGACGGGTTGCGGAACCGAGTGCGTGGTCTGATGTCGATCGTTGCGTGGCCTGTGCTGAGCCTGGTGTCGTTCGTCTACGACGCGTTTGCCGCCGGTGAGCGACAAGTCGGGCGGGCGCGTGAGTTCGAGGCGGATCGGGCGGCGGCTGCCGTGACATCTCCAGCTACCCTGGCGACGGCCCTGGTCAAGCTGACCGCCTTTGGCCCGGCCTGGGAAACCGCACTCGACGCCATGGACGCGGCAGCGGCGGCGGGCACGCAGTACGTCAATGCCGCGGAGTTGTTCGCGGAGATTTCTGCGCTCAACGCGGGATCGGATCGCCTGCGGGGCCAGGGCGTGCTCGGTCTGGCCCATCCGACGGATACCCACCCGGCGCTCGTCGACCGGCTCGCGGCGCTCGGTGTGACCCTGGCCGATGTGGCGCGCGAGAGCCTCGACACACGGCCGCCGACTTCAGGTGTCTCACTGATCGATGGCTACGTGGAACTCGAACGGGCGCTGACGACCGCGCAGCATCGGGCGCTGGCAGGGCACTGA